From Gimesia panareensis, the proteins below share one genomic window:
- a CDS encoding 50S ribosomal protein bL37, with protein MAKTQRKLKKANHGRRPASAKARKAKRKHIKF; from the coding sequence ATGGCTAAAACACAGCGTAAACTGAAAAAAGCAAACCACGGTCGCCGTCCTGCCAGTGCCAAGGCACGCAAGGCAAAACGGAAGCACATCAAGTTCTAA